In Natrinema amylolyticum, the DNA window TCACGGCAACGCCACAGAGAGGCAACGGAACGCGACCCGCCGGTCGACATCGGCGACGTCGAGGAGGTCGCGATTCGCGAGTTCACCGACCATCACTCCGGCGAGCGGCGAGCGGTCGGCAAGGTCGAAGGGTTCGTCGTCTTCGTCGAAGACGTCCCCGAGGCCTGCGAAGTGACCGACGTGATCCGAATCAAGATTCTCTCCTTCAATCGCGGCCACACGTCGGCGACGGCGACGCACCTCGAGACCGTCTGAACGGTGTGAGTCGGCGCTACACATCAGTCAATAGAAGGAACGCGTCGAACGGATCGACGGTAGTCGACCGGAGTTTGGTGCGTTACTCGCGTCGTCGGAGGACGAGCGTCGTCAACAGTCCGGCGATCGCAGCGAGCCCGACACCGAGCCCGAAGCCGGGAACGCTATCGGAGTCGTCCTCGCCCTCCTCTTCTTCCGCACTTGCCGCGTCGAGACCGAGATAGTTTCGCATGCCGTCAGTGTCGACCTCCGGGAACTCTTCGTCCCAGTCGCCGGCCTCGTGGACGGTCGTCTCGGAATCGACCACGCTGAGGTGTTCGATATCGGACTTGCTCGCCGACGCGGTATCGACGTCACCCATGTCGTCGACGTAGACGTACGTGGACGTGGTGTTGTCGGTGGTTTCGGTCGCGACGCCGCTAATGCCAACGGTGTCGCTGAACGTTTCGGTGACCTTGCTCATGTCCTCGAACTTCGCTCCCGCTTCGACTCGAA includes these proteins:
- a CDS encoding TRAM domain-containing protein codes for the protein MLGPAVVGGGVLVALVIGSWVFKRARGGSADERQSRQRHREATERDPPVDIGDVEEVAIREFTDHHSGERRAVGKVEGFVVFVEDVPEACEVTDVIRIKILSFNRGHTSATATHLETV